A window of Planifilum fulgidum contains these coding sequences:
- a CDS encoding IS3 family transposase — MSRRGNCLDNAPIESFFSHLKTEALQHHHIQDTEQAQILIQRYIRFYNEERLQLKLNKLTPVEYRRQHAA, encoded by the coding sequence ATGTCAAGAAGAGGCAATTGCTTGGACAATGCCCCAATCGAGAGCTTCTTCTCCCACTTAAAGACAGAAGCTCTCCAACACCATCATATCCAAGATACTGAGCAGGCTCAAATCCTAATTCAAAGGTATATTCGTTTTTACAACGAGGAGCGGCTTCAACTGAAATTAAACAAGCTGACGCCTGTAGAATACAGGCGTCAGCACGCCGCATAA